TGTGGGTGAACGGTCGCTGCATATTCGGATTCCGCACATCGTTTATTTCGAAGGACCGGCGGAATCTTATCGGTAATGATCTCAATAAGTTGACTTTAATATGGAGGAGTGGTATAAAAAAGGTATAGTCTGGCACTCGATAGAGTAGAGTGCTAATATATCGAAGGAGAGAATCATAGTCATGGAGAAGAAGCAATTTCAAGCCGAATCCAAGCGGCTGCTTGAGATGATGATCAACTCGATCTATACCCAGAAAGAAATTTTCTTAAGAGAATTAATTTCCAATGCGAGCGATGCCATTGATAAAATTTACTACGTCGCGCTGTCTGACCCGAACATCGTATTCGACAAAGATAACTACTTCATAAAAATAACGGCTGACAAGACGAGCCGTACGCTTACAATTCGCGATACAGGTATCGGGATGACGAAGGAAGAGCTCGAGAATAACCTCGGCGTTATCGCCAAGAGCGGCTCGCTCGCCTTCAAGAAGGAGAACCAGTCGAAGGACGGACACGACATTATCGGTCAGTTCGGCGTTGGCTTCTATTCTGCGTTCATGGTTGCGGATTCGGTGACGGTCATCAGTAAGTCTCTGACCGGCGACAGCGCCTACAAGTGGGAGTCGGAAGGTGCGGAAGGCTATACGATCGAGCCTTGCGAGAAGGACGAGGTCGGTACCGAGATTACGCTGAAGATCAAGGACAACACCGAGGACGAGAGCTACGACGAGTTTCTTGAGGAATACCGCTTGAAGTCGATCATTAAGAAATATTCGGACTTCATTCGCTACCCGATCAAGATGGACGTATCGAGCAAGCGTCTGAAGGAAGGCAGCGACAACGAGTTCGAGGATGTTCGCGAGGAGCAGACGGTCAACAGCATGGTGCCGATCTGGCGGAAGAACAAGAGCGAGCTGAAGACGGAGGACTACGAGCAATTCTACAACGAGAAGCGCTATGGCTTCGACAAGCCGCTTAAGCATATTCATATCAGTGCGGACGGCGCTGTCGTGTATCAGGCCATCCTGTACATACCGGAGAGCATTCCGTACGACTATTATTCGAAGGAATTCGAGAAGGGTCTTGAGCTGTACGCGAACGGTGTGCTCATCATGAACAAGTGCTCGGACCTTCTACCTGACTACTTCAGCTTCGTCAAGGGAATGGTCGACTCTGAGAGTCTGTCGCTGAATATCTCAAGAGAGCTGCTGCAGCATGACCGTCAGCTGAAGCTGATCGCGAAGAACATCCAGAGCAAGATCAAGAGCCAGCTTCAGAGCATGCTGAAGGACGAGCGGGAGAGCTACGAGAAGTTCTTCAAGGCGTTCGGCCGTCAGCTGAAGTTCGGCGTGTACAGCGACTATGGCATGCACAAGGACGTGCTGCAGGATCTCATCATGTTCCACTCCTCCAAGGAGAAGAAGCTGGTGACGCTCGAGGAGTACGTGTCCCGCATGCCGGAGGATCAGAAGTTCATCTACTACGCATCCGGCGAGTCGATCGAGCGGATCGAGAAGCTGCCGCAGGCGGAGCTAGTCGCGGACAAGGGCTACGAGATTCTGTACTTCACTGACGACATCGACGAATTCGCAGTGAAGATGCTCGGCGCCTATAAGGAGAAGTCGTTCAAGTCTGTATCGAGCGGCGACCTCGGCCTTGAGGACGAGCAGAAGGATGAATCCGAAGCGACGCAGCAGGAGAATAAGGACCTGTTCGAATATATGGCAAGCCAGCTCGCGGGCAAGGTGAAGGAGGTTCGCGCCTCCAAGCGTCTGAAGTCGCATCCGGTCTGCTTGACGACGGAAGGCGATCTGTCCATTGAGATGGAGAAGATATTGAAGGCGATGCCGAACAGCGGCGACGTGCAGGCTGACAAGGTGCTGGAAATTAACCCGAACCACGGCGTATTCCAGTCGCTGAAGAGCGCCTACGAGAGTGATAAGGAGAAGGCGGCCCTGTACACGGCTCTGCTGTACAACCAGGCGCTTCTCATTGAAGGCTTGCCGCTGCAGGATCCGGTTGAATTTACGAACGACATTTGTAAAATAATGGTATAACGCTTGCCTGACAAGCGGCTGACTTGCGAATCGTAAGCCCTGTTCATAACCGAACGGGGCTTTCTTGCTGTTAAGACGTTGAAGAGCTGGGCATATTTTTAACAAGCGCGGCTACAATAACAGGAGTCATATAACGGACCGCTACTTGGAGGCTGGAGGCGAACATAGATGCAGACATCTGCAACGTTAAGCAGTATCATAGATCGGCTCAAGACCGCAGAATGGAGGAAATATCGTACAGTTGCAATCAGCGACATAATGTGATAAATTATATTTCCGGCCGCTTCTTAAGCAAGACAACGGTGGCGGTTACGAAGTAAGTAATTGTATTCCCTGATAGCTCAGTTGGTAGAGCACTCGACTGTTAATCGAGTTGTCACAGGTTCGAGTCCTGTTCGGGGAGCCATATGGAGAGGTGTCCGAGTGGCCGAAGGAGCACGATTGGAAATCGTGTAGGCGT
Above is a genomic segment from Paenibacillus sp. YYML68 containing:
- the htpG gene encoding molecular chaperone HtpG; its protein translation is MEKKQFQAESKRLLEMMINSIYTQKEIFLRELISNASDAIDKIYYVALSDPNIVFDKDNYFIKITADKTSRTLTIRDTGIGMTKEELENNLGVIAKSGSLAFKKENQSKDGHDIIGQFGVGFYSAFMVADSVTVISKSLTGDSAYKWESEGAEGYTIEPCEKDEVGTEITLKIKDNTEDESYDEFLEEYRLKSIIKKYSDFIRYPIKMDVSSKRLKEGSDNEFEDVREEQTVNSMVPIWRKNKSELKTEDYEQFYNEKRYGFDKPLKHIHISADGAVVYQAILYIPESIPYDYYSKEFEKGLELYANGVLIMNKCSDLLPDYFSFVKGMVDSESLSLNISRELLQHDRQLKLIAKNIQSKIKSQLQSMLKDERESYEKFFKAFGRQLKFGVYSDYGMHKDVLQDLIMFHSSKEKKLVTLEEYVSRMPEDQKFIYYASGESIERIEKLPQAELVADKGYEILYFTDDIDEFAVKMLGAYKEKSFKSVSSGDLGLEDEQKDESEATQQENKDLFEYMASQLAGKVKEVRASKRLKSHPVCLTTEGDLSIEMEKILKAMPNSGDVQADKVLEINPNHGVFQSLKSAYESDKEKAALYTALLYNQALLIEGLPLQDPVEFTNDICKIMV